In a single window of the Lineus longissimus chromosome 4, tnLinLong1.2, whole genome shotgun sequence genome:
- the LOC135486595 gene encoding allatostatin-A receptor-like, whose protein sequence is MTDEVLINTMSEDSANNLTNVTYTSEESEGMDFDYSDLMPQTIGEYYYYEGDIENILEPWNTVSYFIPSIIIFAVAFIVGVAGNSMVIFVMVGDRKSRSVTTLFLVSLAAADLFFLLICVPCELIKHFLFNTVTIDAAVCKVVGFIEVLTGMASVLNLMAVSIERYVVIIYPMKARSFFTMGSSTKILIFVWALAIIFSAPTLHVIGVEYNSYFKNHTRSGPGQVFVKQPMCVETVEDAGRTAYAYYQLFFMFIIPTFIMSFCYACVIWVLWVSTKELAKMTGPTGPDREVYVDEDCRTGLTQALHDGPRKQTITKAAKEHSAAIQTARKQVIKMLITVVIIFLLAWGPKLILNVMIKHELTFLFATGSDVGKNFINLLPYIQSCLNPIVYGFMSSNFRRSMRYACRTYICRNKDVLTCLIPQKERTSEYEMETKTNGTTQTAIPSRYSPPGRKSLRRGPEPGTETEFDSVNLQESR, encoded by the exons ATGACGGACGAAGTACTAATCAATACTATGTCGGAGGATTCGGCCAACAATCTCACGAATGTGACCTACACTTCAGAGGAAAGCGAAGGAATGGATTTCGACTACAGTGACTTAATGCCTCAGACGATTGGCGAGTATTATTACTACGAAGGTGACATCGAAAACATATTAGAACCATGGAATACCGTGTCCTACTTCATCCCATCCATCATCATCTTCGCCGTTGCGTTTATCGTCGGGGTAGCGGGGAATTCAATGGTCATTTTCGTAATGGTTGGAGACAGAAAATCTCGGAGCGTCACGACATTGTTTTTGGTCAGTTTGGCCGCAGCAGACCTGTTCTTTCTGTTGATATGTGTACCTTGCGAATTGATCAAGCACTTTCTCTTTAACACGGTAACAATAGACGCAGCAGTGTGTAAAGTCGTCGGGTTTATAGAAGTTCTCACTGGAATGGCTTCTGTGCTGAATTTAATGGCTGTTAGTATCGAAAG GTACGTGGTGATCATTTACCCAATGAAGGCACGCTCGTTCTTCACGATGGGCAGTAGTACCAAGATTCTAATATTTGTATGGGCTTTAGCCATCATATTCTCTGCACCTACATTGCATGTGATT GGCGTCGAATACAACTCCTACTTTAAAAACCACACCAGGTCAGGGCCAGGACAGGTTTTCGTGAAGCAGCCAATGTGTGTTGAGACGGTTGAGGACGCCGGCAGGACAGCCTACGCCTACTATCAGTTGTTCTTCATGTTTATAATCCCAACATTCATCATGTCGTTTTGTTACGCATGCGTGATATGGGTACTGTGGGTGAGCACGAAGGAATTGGCCAAGATGACCGGGCCAACTGGTCCAGACAG GGAGGTGTACGTTGACGAAGACTGCCGGACAGGCCTGACCCAGGCACTTCATGACGGCCCACGAAAACAGACCATCACGAAAGCTGCCAAGGAACACAGTGCCGCCATACAGACAGCACGGAAACAG GTGATCAAGATGCTTATTACCGTGGTCATTATCTTCCTGCTCGCCTGGGGACCAAAACTCATCCTCAATGTGATGATCAAGCACGAACTCACATTCCTCTTTGCGACGGGGTCGGACGTCGGCAAG AATTTCATCAACTTACTGCCGTACATACAGAGTTGTCTCAATCCGATTGTCTACGGGTTCATGTCCAGCAACTTCCGGCGGAGCATGCGCTATGCTTGCCGGACGTACATCTGCCGGAACAAGGACGTCTTAACCTGTCTAATACCCCAAAAAGAGCGAACCTCAGAATACGAAATGGAGACAAAAACCAACGGAACTACGCAGACAGCAATCCCATCACGGTATTCGCCGCCTGGACGGAAAAGTCTACGCCGCGGACCGGAGCCCGGCACGGAAACTGAGTTTGATAGCGTGAACTTACAAGAAAGTCGTTGA